Proteins encoded together in one Carya illinoinensis cultivar Pawnee chromosome 3, C.illinoinensisPawnee_v1, whole genome shotgun sequence window:
- the LOC122305427 gene encoding uncharacterized protein LOC122305427 isoform X1, with protein MENPEHVQNISVVWRGKKFTIEMGSGATLKELGLKLQGLTDVKADTMRLIVPQSSNKTSKLLSPFSDEQALLSLEEIYITKGKSIRMMGVPGSEVDEILQNAKANLRVAGFEEEEKRLRQRLSDRPHASPKLPQGPYIFCDFRTLEIPGVEMNPPASEALKRMHMLAADPGIVAIMNKHHWRVGIMTELAPIGYVGISPKCLLGLNKNHGEEISLRLRTDDLKGFRKYESIKKTLLHELAHMVYSEHDENFYALDKQLNQEAASLDWTRSRSHTLNGVQYSGHYEDDDYIGDSSNTPQKLGGSTLDQLANARASSVAAAYRRLSNASVNSSGGSVVSKEPDPDDSGLNTHGKPASMDSMENENFNINIQSSNEAQIKAVSEPDPDDISGDQNKLEPDPSDLQYGETMEYESYPKFTGNRTVFGQDFSNYVPIQPLLPSETNRKLGATKLHEEPDPDKHQEMEILDSGIQTRKDIDEPDPDDSQANGPVQTEPDPDDNLGHALGVSSVQTYEPDPDDQELQRIQDPVTFLCSRLQKAIEILQVEVTPLEATAVLQTLSKIIRNVIEHPGEMKYRRLRKANPIIQKNVANYQAAMDILSLVGFNEDVVLDEIGKPETYLVLKRNDPGLLWLAKSSLETAY; from the exons ATGGAAAATCCCGAGCATGTACAAAATATATCAGTGGTATGGAGGGGGAAAAAGTTTACCATAGAAATGGGTTCAGGTGCTACACTCAAGGAGCTTGGGCTCAAACTGCAAGGATTAACAGATGTCAAAGCAGATACCATGCGGCTCATTGTTCCACAATCTTCCAACAAAACATCGAAGCTGCTGTCTCCTTTCTCCGATGAGCAGGCGCTTTTAAGTTTGGAAGAAATTTACATAACAAAG GGCAAGTCTATCAGAATGATGGGTGTGCCTGGAAGTGAGGTTGATGAAATTCTACAGAATGCAAAAGCAAATTTAAGGGTAGCTggatttgaagaagaggaaaagagacTGAGGCAGCGATTGTCAGATAGGCCTCATGCTTCCCCAAAACTTCCACAAGGACCTTATATATTTTGTGATTTCCGCACACTTGAGATCCCAGGAGTTGAG ATGAATCCTCCAGCCTCAGAGGCACTGAAGAGAATGCATATGCTTGCGGCAGATCCTGGGATTGTTGCTATTATGAACAAG CATCATTGGCGCGTAGGTATTATGACTGAGTTGGCCCCCATTGGTTATGTTGGCATAAGTCCCAAATGCTTGCTTGGTTTAAATAAG AATCACGGAGAGGAGATATCCTTGCGTCTTAGAACTGATGACCTTAAGGGTTTCAGGAAGTATGAAAGCATCAAGAAAACTCTTTTGCATGAACTT GCTCACATGGTATACTCAGAACATGATGAAAACTTTTATGCTTTGGATAAACAG TTGAACCAAGAAGCTGCTAGTTTAGATTGGACAAGATCAAGAAGCCATACATTGAATGGTGTCCAATATTCAGGACATTATGAGGATGATGACTACATTGGTGACAGTAGTAATACTCCTCAGAAGCTTGGAGGAAGTACTTTGGATCAGCTTGCTAATGCTCGAGCATCTTCAGTTGCTGCTGCCTACCGCCGTTTATCAAATGCTTCTGTGAACAGCTCGGGAGGATCTGTTGTAAGTAAAGAACCAGACCCTGATGACTCTGGGTTAAATACGCATGGAAAACCTGCTTCTATGGATTCCATGGAAAATGAAAACTTCAATATAAATATCCAAAGTTCCAATGAAGCACAGATAAAAGCTGTTTCTGAGCCGGATCCCGATGATATTTCTGGCGACCAAAACAAGCTCGAACCCGATCCTTCTGATTTGCAGTATGGTGAAACAATGGAATATGAATCTTATCCAAAATTTACTGGAAACAGGACTGTATTTGGACAAGATTTCAGTAACTATGTGCCAATACAACCCTTGCTGCCCTCAGAAACTAATAGAAAGTTGGGAGCCACAAAGTTGCATGAAGAGCCTGATCCTGATAAGCATCAAGAGATGGAGATTCTGGACAGTGGAATTCAAACAAGGAAGGACATTGACGAACCTGATCCTGATGATTCTCAAGCAAATGGACCTGTTCAGACTGAGCCTGATCCTGATGATAATTTGGGGCACGCATTAGGAGTTTCAAGTGTGCAAACTTATGAGCCAGATCCTGATGATCAAGAACTACAAAGAATTCAAGACCCTGTAACGTTCCTTTGTAGTCGGCTGCAGAAGGCCATTGAGATTCTGCAAGTCGAAGTTACTCCCTTGGAAGCAACTGCAGTCCTACAAACTTTGTCTAAGATAATTAG GAATGTGATTGAACACCCTGGTGAGATGAAATATAGAAGACTGCGCAAG GCAAATCCCATAATCCAAAAGAACGTCGCAAATTATCAAG CTGCGATGGACATTCTTTCTTTGGTTGGTTTCAATGAAGATGTTGTGTTGGACGAGATTGGTAAACCAGAGACTTACCTAGTTTTGAAGCGGAATGATCCCGGCTTGCTGTGGCTTGCAAAGTCTTCCCTGGAAACGGCTTACTAG
- the LOC122305427 gene encoding uncharacterized protein LOC122305427 isoform X2, whose product MENPEHVQNISVVWRGKKFTIEMGSGATLKELGLKLQGLTDVKADTMRLIVPQSSNKTSKLLSPFSDEQALLSLEEIYITKGKSIRMMGVPGSEVDEILQNAKANLRVAGFEEEEKRLRQRLSDRPHASPKLPQGPYIFCDFRTLEIPGVEMNPPASEALKRMHMLAADPGIVAIMNKNHGEEISLRLRTDDLKGFRKYESIKKTLLHELAHMVYSEHDENFYALDKQLNQEAASLDWTRSRSHTLNGVQYSGHYEDDDYIGDSSNTPQKLGGSTLDQLANARASSVAAAYRRLSNASVNSSGGSVVSKEPDPDDSGLNTHGKPASMDSMENENFNINIQSSNEAQIKAVSEPDPDDISGDQNKLEPDPSDLQYGETMEYESYPKFTGNRTVFGQDFSNYVPIQPLLPSETNRKLGATKLHEEPDPDKHQEMEILDSGIQTRKDIDEPDPDDSQANGPVQTEPDPDDNLGHALGVSSVQTYEPDPDDQELQRIQDPVTFLCSRLQKAIEILQVEVTPLEATAVLQTLSKIIRNVIEHPGEMKYRRLRKANPIIQKNVANYQAAMDILSLVGFNEDVVLDEIGKPETYLVLKRNDPGLLWLAKSSLETAY is encoded by the exons ATGGAAAATCCCGAGCATGTACAAAATATATCAGTGGTATGGAGGGGGAAAAAGTTTACCATAGAAATGGGTTCAGGTGCTACACTCAAGGAGCTTGGGCTCAAACTGCAAGGATTAACAGATGTCAAAGCAGATACCATGCGGCTCATTGTTCCACAATCTTCCAACAAAACATCGAAGCTGCTGTCTCCTTTCTCCGATGAGCAGGCGCTTTTAAGTTTGGAAGAAATTTACATAACAAAG GGCAAGTCTATCAGAATGATGGGTGTGCCTGGAAGTGAGGTTGATGAAATTCTACAGAATGCAAAAGCAAATTTAAGGGTAGCTggatttgaagaagaggaaaagagacTGAGGCAGCGATTGTCAGATAGGCCTCATGCTTCCCCAAAACTTCCACAAGGACCTTATATATTTTGTGATTTCCGCACACTTGAGATCCCAGGAGTTGAG ATGAATCCTCCAGCCTCAGAGGCACTGAAGAGAATGCATATGCTTGCGGCAGATCCTGGGATTGTTGCTATTATGAACAAG AATCACGGAGAGGAGATATCCTTGCGTCTTAGAACTGATGACCTTAAGGGTTTCAGGAAGTATGAAAGCATCAAGAAAACTCTTTTGCATGAACTT GCTCACATGGTATACTCAGAACATGATGAAAACTTTTATGCTTTGGATAAACAG TTGAACCAAGAAGCTGCTAGTTTAGATTGGACAAGATCAAGAAGCCATACATTGAATGGTGTCCAATATTCAGGACATTATGAGGATGATGACTACATTGGTGACAGTAGTAATACTCCTCAGAAGCTTGGAGGAAGTACTTTGGATCAGCTTGCTAATGCTCGAGCATCTTCAGTTGCTGCTGCCTACCGCCGTTTATCAAATGCTTCTGTGAACAGCTCGGGAGGATCTGTTGTAAGTAAAGAACCAGACCCTGATGACTCTGGGTTAAATACGCATGGAAAACCTGCTTCTATGGATTCCATGGAAAATGAAAACTTCAATATAAATATCCAAAGTTCCAATGAAGCACAGATAAAAGCTGTTTCTGAGCCGGATCCCGATGATATTTCTGGCGACCAAAACAAGCTCGAACCCGATCCTTCTGATTTGCAGTATGGTGAAACAATGGAATATGAATCTTATCCAAAATTTACTGGAAACAGGACTGTATTTGGACAAGATTTCAGTAACTATGTGCCAATACAACCCTTGCTGCCCTCAGAAACTAATAGAAAGTTGGGAGCCACAAAGTTGCATGAAGAGCCTGATCCTGATAAGCATCAAGAGATGGAGATTCTGGACAGTGGAATTCAAACAAGGAAGGACATTGACGAACCTGATCCTGATGATTCTCAAGCAAATGGACCTGTTCAGACTGAGCCTGATCCTGATGATAATTTGGGGCACGCATTAGGAGTTTCAAGTGTGCAAACTTATGAGCCAGATCCTGATGATCAAGAACTACAAAGAATTCAAGACCCTGTAACGTTCCTTTGTAGTCGGCTGCAGAAGGCCATTGAGATTCTGCAAGTCGAAGTTACTCCCTTGGAAGCAACTGCAGTCCTACAAACTTTGTCTAAGATAATTAG GAATGTGATTGAACACCCTGGTGAGATGAAATATAGAAGACTGCGCAAG GCAAATCCCATAATCCAAAAGAACGTCGCAAATTATCAAG CTGCGATGGACATTCTTTCTTTGGTTGGTTTCAATGAAGATGTTGTGTTGGACGAGATTGGTAAACCAGAGACTTACCTAGTTTTGAAGCGGAATGATCCCGGCTTGCTGTGGCTTGCAAAGTCTTCCCTGGAAACGGCTTACTAG